taactttttttttctattaatcaATTGATATTCGATATTCACTTACCTCAACTAGTTCAAGATTGTATCGCGCTTGGGAAACTCTCATTATTAGGAATGCTCTTAGTATCAACAGTCAAACCCGAAGCCTCtgattaaaatgaaaaaatctcaTCAGTTACGATAAATCTCTTTATGGCAAGTAAAATCATACTAGGTTACTAGCTAGTTTCCATTTGTCTTCAGCCCACTATTGGGGAGTTAGTTCATGAGACTTTGCCTCTATAGTTGCTTGTATAACTTGCGAGTTTAGTTGAATCTAGTAGTTTTGACTCAAAACCTATAAGAGCGGTAAAAGAACTGGTTAAATGAGTGAAAATAATAGATTTCACTTTGCGTCTTGGAATTATAACTCATAAAGTTGAAATCTTGAATCCGATTTTGTCAATGCTAGCACCAGACAAAAATGAGTtctaattttgtcttttttttttgacataatGAAATAATTGTACTCATCCTCACATGCTTGGAAGCTGAATAAGAGGCAGAATGAGCCCATGAAACTGACACAAAATGGCCAGGGGTTAAGTCCAACTTTTCTATTGAAGCCAAAAGAAAACACATACAAACAGTTGCTCCAATAATGGAATTCCAATATTGAATTCACAAGTTTGTTATAGAAATTGTTTGTACTCAAGTTGTATGTGAGTGAGGACTTTTTAGTCACAATATTATGCATTATATACAACACAGAGGCAGATGCAGGATCAGAaacgaaaaaaagaaaatgtcgCGACTGAAAGTCAAATCGCTGACTTAATACTACGCTTGGTGGGATGGTAAGTACTCTTCcatccttaaccagaggtctcgtgTTCAAAATGACAATCACTATCAACAACTGCTTAAATTACTTTACAAAAGTTTTACTTTCATTATTGCAATGAGAAAAGAGCAATGTGGACATTGTTTTGTTCCCTATTATCATTGAAACCTGATGGGGACACTAATACTTCCTTTCTAACCACAACTAGCTTCTAACAAGAAGATATGGGGTATTAAGAATTTgacaaccaaacatgagaagtCCAGGATGTTCGACAAAAGACGTTAGATGATTTCAGCAGAGAGAGTCAGTCGGGAAGTAGCAAGTACCTAGTGGAATAGTTGAGGTGCACATGAGCTGAACAGCACACGGGACACTACCATTATAAGAGAGATAGATAGAAGAGCAACAGTGACCTAAACAGTCCTGTGATAACTTCTCAACCTGCAATTACACAAGGACGTAGCAGGTACCTAGTGGAATAGTCGAGGTGCACGTGAACTGGACGTAGTATGTTTTGAACTTCCTATTACTAAAGGAAGAAACTTCAATGCAGTCAAAAAATTGGCATTGTTTCAACAGAGCTACCTAATGAGACTCACTTCATTTTCACATAAATCGTCAATGTAGAGGGTTAAGAACACTAAAGCTTCACTCCTTATTCTAGTTACTCATGCCTAAATCTAAACATCCTATAAACAGAAGACCGTCTACATCTATATCGTAACTTAATCACATCCTAAACTCTACAACATGGTGACTTAATCTTCTTTGTGATTAGATCCATTACTCAGAGAAGATCAAGGTCAGTCAGAGGAGCACCTCTCTGGTCGATAGCTCCTTTCTTACTGACTGTAGAAACTCAAATATCAATTAAAAACAAGATATTTGAGTACCATTCAGCATAAATTAAAATTCTCCCACCTATAAactcaaaaaattaatatggtAGACATGCtgataaaataatcaaaaagtccCCTTCAATCGACATGTGTTCGAAAGAAATCTGTTCCACATTTAAAGGGAAAACAAGCAAAGTTTACAACAGCAAAATACTCATTGATTTATATATAGCATGACAGCAGGTACCTCATTGCCATGCTGACCCCAAAACTTCCACTAACTGTAGATCTCTCATCCATTGTCTGGTCTTAGTAGACAGAAATCATTGACTTAATCAGAATCCTCAAAGTATTCTCCTTCATCAGATGGCTCATCAAAGGAACGCATGTCAAGCTGGTAGCGAAGGATTCCTCCAATGCCACCAAATCCTCTGCAGAACTGTGATCCCTCTTGAGACCTGTTAGTGACAAACTCAAGTGAACAACCAAAAGTTTTGTATTCATTGGCAAACCACTCCAACAGGGGCATTTTATCCTGAACCTCCAATTCAGCTGATGTGGCAGAATCCTTGAAGTTACTATTATCAGCCTCTTGCTCCTTGTTTAGGTGCTTAATGACAATCTCATTAGTCACACTGTTTTTCAGTACGTAACGGTTTATATCAAGATTTTCCCACACAATTAGAGTTTCAACAGCTCCCATCTCCAAACCTTTTATTGTGTCATCCACACCAAATACATACTTGCCAGTATCTTGACTGATTTCCTCAAAGAATTTCCCTATCAAGCGCTTTTCTTGTATAAACTTCACATTTGCCAGTATCTCAGCAGACAGCTCGATTGCCTGATTGAAGCCATTCTCTCCACCATAGGACACATCAACCACATTAAGTATCTTTGCTTGTAGACGTGGATCAAACATATCAGATTGGCTTAGCTCCGTTTTGAAATCAGCTGATCCAGCAAGTATTAGTCCAGATACATTTGGCTGGCTAGTGGCTGGGTTAATGAAGAATTGAGTAGCAAGCTCTGCTGTCTTCCTCACATAATTATGACGTTTCTCCATTCGAAGACGAGCAAACCGAAGAGCTGATTGACCTCCTCTTCCATGCTTCTTTGGGAGATCAACAGTGAACTTATGAAGAACTTCTCGGGTGTTGCCACTCAAGGTCCCAAAAAGGGTCCCATTACCATCCATGACAATGAAACCAAACTTCTCATCAGATTCCAACAATTCACCAAGAGGTTCTGTATGAAATTTGTTGTCACATAAGTATAGAGACGCATTTATGGGTTTAAAAGGTGTAAGATCAAAGGTGACCTTCTTTTCCTTTCCATCATCCGTCACTATAGTTCCAGTATAAAGCAGCAAACCATTAGGAGGAACTTTGTTATACAGTTTAAGCCTCTGCTGAGCAGACGTTATTGCACCAAGCACAGACTGACGGTTTACTCTGCTCTTAATATTTGATGCAGTACCATATTCTTCTGCCAGCATCTTGGTAATACGAGATATCTGATCACCAGGGGGTATGATAAGAGAGATCATGCTGGTGCCGTTTCCTCTGGCAGATTGTAGGgctttgattaattttttcattttccataTTTCAATATTCTTATCATTTTCTTGGCCATCTGCCATTATTGCCAATTGATCCCAAGCACCTGCTTCAGCTACAAATCAATCTAAACTAGAGTCATATTGAAGACAAATTAGAGTCCACATAGATCAAGTACATAAGAAACGAAGAAACATGagataagaaaaacaaaactgcAGGTGCATTCCAAAGTAATTATTTTGGAGAAGGATGATCCGGATGTATCAATGAGCGCATATTCCATCACACATAAAGGATCAGAAGTACTTAAAACTGAGAGAGATTTTAGCATATCCTTATATCAACTATCTAACAGGTCCAATTGAACAAACAATGCTGTCTTATTGGTTTATGTACTTGACAACATGCATGTAAACTTCTAGGGAAGCATAAAGAGAATTATGCTGTCTTGAGCTTGCACTTGCACAATTGAGAACATTACAAGTCTTCTTTTTGTATAGAGTGTCTCCTAGTTGCAACTAAGAACTAACTCAATCAACTACACCAATCCTAAGGTGGTCAAGTCCAACTATACAAATCCTCTTATCCATACTGCTTTATTCAAGCCCATTTCTTTCCAATGCTAAATAACTTGTCTTTAACCAGAAACAATACACCAGCAGCAACTAAATGCCGAGAAAATTAACTTTGGCTGGATATGAAGAATATCAAACCCACATACTCGGCTAAAAGTGATGGCTGGTTTAAGTTCTTGCAAGTAAAGAGCACTTTTATAAATCTCTAATCAGACACCAGTAAAACAACTCTAATACCTCAAagctatgttgcttggactcttcaaaaatgtcaatggGTGCGTTTCGGATTCatcaaaagtagtgtattttttgGAGAATCTGAACGGGTGCGGCATCGAAAGTGAAGAGTAATTGCAACTTAACCTCTAAGCAATATATAACACAGCCTTCATGTTAATATGGGACTAACCACACATTATCACTAGCCCTACGGATGCATAGATATATTAGCTGATACCTTCTACCACAAAGCAGTTAGCCTATAGGCTTCATCACAAATCTTAGGTCATTTTCATAATTTACCCATTGACGCCTTATACATCACACCCTTTGGGGTGCAGCTCTTCCCCAAACCCCGCGTTAGTGGGATACTTTGTGTACTTTGGCTGCCCTTTTGATTCTTTAGTagcaagaaaaaacataaaccCCAGTTCAGAATTTCTTACATGTTGCAGCAGTGCTAACACCACTGATGAAGGAACCAATAATCTATCAGATTCACATATgaaacaaaatcaagaattcCAGATATAGATTCCTATTTGGAGGAATTCTAACCAATAATACCTTCAATCCaacaaaacccaaatcaaaaaCTGCAAGCTAAACCATAAAAGGACACCAAGAATCTCAAAAAATCACAGCCGAATATTCCAATTCTGAGGAATTCCAACGATGAATAACTTCAATCCAGCAAAACCCACATCAAAAACTACAAGCTAAACCAtaaaaggaaatcaaaattctcaaaaaaccACAGCTAAAGATTCCAACTTTGagaaattttaactaataatACCTTCAATCCAGCAAAACCCATATTAAAAACTACAAGCTAAaccataaaaataaatcaaaaatcacAGTTAAAGATTACAACTTTGAGGAATTCCAACTAATAATACCTTCAATCCAACAAAACCCATATCAAAAACTACAAGTTAAACcataaaagtaaatgaaaatcACAGTTAAAGATTACAACTTTGAGGAATTCCAACCAATAATACCTTCAATCCAGCAAAACCCATATCAAAAACAGCAAAGCTAAACCATACAGAAactcaaaaatctcaaaaaatcacAGCTAAAGATTCAAATTTAGAGGAATTCCAACCAATAATACCTTCAATCCAGCAAAACCCATATCAAAAACAGCAAAGCTAAACCATACAGAAACTCAAAAATCACAGCTAAAGATTCAAATTTAGAGGAATTCCAACCAATAATACCTTCAATCCAACAAAACCCATATCAAAAACAGcaagctaaaacataaaaggaaataaaaaatctcaaaaaaccACAGCTAAAGATTCCAACTTTGAGGAATTCCAACTAATAATACCTTCAATCCAGCAAAACCCATATCAAAAACAACAAGCTACACCATAAAAGGAAATCAAAAAGCTCAAAAATTTGTGCTTTGAGGAATTCCAACCAATAAAACCTTCAATCCAACAAAACCCATATCAAAAACAGcaagctaaaacataaaaggaaatcaaaaatctcaaaaaatcacAGCTAAAGATTCCAAATTTAAGGGATTTCTACCATAAATAACTTCAATCCAACAAAACCCATATCagaattacaagaaaaatcaataaaaaggaTGCTAATTTTGAGAGAGAAAAGAGTACCTGTTCGAAGCAGTGTTTGGAGTAGCTTGAGCACAAGCTGGTTGATGAAAATGTAAAATCCcaatattaattgttttttcgtatgaaagaaaaaattaacttttaatatttacttataattcataaaataaaatagccAAATAAATCTATATTTGGTAAGTAAATAATTCTAGAATTAGAAGTATTTATAAATCTATAAGTGAAAAATATGGTCCtaagttaaaaattatttgttatatttattgGTATCTTTATAAAACACAATAATATTTGGGAGAAAAAAGACATATTAAAatgatattattttctttctaaatgtAAAATTGGAAGAGCACGATTTATaaatcatctcaaaatagtGATCTATAAATCTCATTTTTAAAATGTGATTAAATTGCAGTTGTAAATCACAATTGTTGAATATAATTCATAAATaggcatttttgtaaacatgACTTACAaataggggtgtgcactatttggattaaaccgaaaaaccaaaccaaatcaaatcgaattgtaatttggattggttttttggatttttggtttggttttggatttacaagttactttgtttggttttttggtttggtttcggatttagaaaaatgaaaatagaaaaaccgaaaaaaatcgaattttatatatatatatagattaatagttacacatataatatttaGGTTTACTATGTAGGCCGTAGAGTACTAGTAATTCAGAATTACCGTAATAtttaggcccatatcaaattacTACCATCctatttcactaaattttagGAATTAGGTTTTAcattataactataaatatCACATATTACTTGCactttcatgaaaaaaaattagccGAACTAGAATTAGCGGCGCTAGTCAACTTTTTTACTTTTGCAGTTTGCTCTTTTTTCttgctttattttatttgtgtgctatttgcttttgaaatttttatctACTTCTTTCTAAAaagttttttcatcatatttcagGTTTAAGAGATCTTAATTGAAGACATGAGTTGAATTGTTGGTTCAACCTCGATGCGATTTGTGTTTAGTGATAGTACTTTAGAGTTTAGAGTTAGTTTCATTGAAATTATTGAtagtattgtgttttaatgtTTTACTCATGATTATAATGGAAAGGATATTTAAGAGattcaatattattacttttccttatatggaatttttattttttaagcatgcaaatataactttgattatgttattaattagtTATGAAATAAGTTATAACCGAATAgccaaaccgaaaaaaaccaaaccgaaaagagaaaaaccgaaccaaaccaattttttttggttcGGATTGGGTTATACTTTTTcaaaaccgaaaaccgaaaaaCCCAAACCGAATAAcacaaaaccgaaccgaaaaaccgaatgcacacccctacttaCAAATCACATTTTACAACAACAACTTATAAAGTTGATGATATTAAATATTCACTTATGGAATTTAAAACTCTAGACAATgactattttgaaaaatatgatcGAAAAACAATCTATCAACACTACTTCGACTAATAGCATATACAAATTTACAAGTTTATTGAAAATATCATCCTCAAATttcatttatataattcaaactttagaataataataataatttttaaactataatatatatataaatagcaGTAAACGTTATTTTTatggaaaaattgtatgaaataacaaattattaattcaaattaaatggtatagccatagtttattttatttgtaattcgcagcaaacatcccaaTCTTTTGTCATCTGGTTCGGtgtacaaatgtataaaatgtgtttgtgtttgtataaagcgagagaaagtgtagatacaaatacaaatacaaatacatatattttcgttatATACACTtgtaattatacaaatatagatcttgttatacaaattacaatgtataaatacatttatacaaaactgaacaatttatataaaattggatgtatctaacgaattatacaaatcaaacgttccatagcaaacataaaatttgttatgaagcacaattatgcaaactataattataacatacaaatatgatttttatatttgttatatgtgaaagttgctcttttttAATCCCTAAGATTGTATTGATTGATTACTCACTTATGGGCTGAAAACCCATTTCAAGTAAGAAGCCCATTATTTAACTTTGGCCCATCATGATATGGGCCTTAACAAAATAAGGCCCAAAATACAATCCAATATAGGATTATTTTGCGccgttatttaatttttaatttactttttaaatagttgtgtaaaaataatttttgatggGGATTTCAACTATACCACCCGAAAATTAGCAAAAAGCCTTGTTGTTTTGGGGTGATCTCGTAGTTTCTACGGGGTGGAGATGATGGGGTCAGTCCAtgaatttttcttccttttcttttgatgCATTTCGCTCAAAGGGTTGAAGAAAGATAGTGCATTAAGTTGTTCACTAGGGTCAACTTGATCATTTGTCACAAAGATCTCAGATGAGGAAACCTTAGAGAGTTGTCGACTTCAACTACTGTCTATGTTCGATCCATATTAGATCTGACCAATTGTCCATCCTACCTCCTCTACATTCTTGACAGTCCATCTTTGTGTGCCCACAATTTATGGCAGATCACAGGGATTTAGTACAAAAATTCTGACAGATCGTCAtaagttttgatgaattaaCTTGTCAAAGTCTTGGCAAATCATCAGAAATTTAATATAAGTTGAGTTGTAACTTTTAAAACAATTGCTCATAAATTAAGCAAATAATGAAGAGTTTTTAAGAGTGAGTTTGTGACATGTCTTGATATATCTATCACAGCCCAAGCTCATGACACGTATTATTCACTTTGACCTAACTGATCCCATAGATTTCTCTCTTGAGCTACGTCATCATCCAATCTAAAAGTCTGtatcatataaattttatataatacgctcttataaaaaatttcatttttcgtTCTTATTTAATTTGCAATTCACTTAAGATATCACAAACATTCCTTCTTCAAAAACTTgtcacccaaaaaaaaaaaaggtttcatATGCCataaattaaagttgaaaaGGAActcaactaaaaaaagaaaaaaaaacattctttttaactttaatgttTTTGGCACATATTTTTGACTAACCAAGTCACCAACCCAACAAACATAAAAAGGGGGATGTGTACTTCTCTTTCTCTAATTCTATCATGaatttactttatatatatatatattaaaaaaatatactcacAAAAGATTTATcagtataatataatttataataacatattagttaattattttatcagaGAGGAtgatttatttgtaattattttagtaaTGATCTAATTGTATAAACCTTATTACATCGTATATATAGAACTTAAGTTGTACACACAGATCGTATAGATATATTTACATCATCAGTTTATTTATGAGGtagataatttttaattataagttttcttgcTTCTATCAATTTATGTAATACACTTTGACTGAACATAAAATCtaagatagaaaaataaaattataactatcatattattatatatgttttttttaaaatcttatatCAATGAATATAAATTAGATTCTTTTGGTCTCTCTGTCTAAATCAAATACTCATAATTTGAACATGAGAATGagaatatttaaagatacattAGATCAAAAGCTATATAAAAAGCACAAAAAGAAGAGTGGCATCAGATCCAAGAGAGTGTTTCACTTACTTTTAtgccaataaaaaaaatcactcactAATTCCTATTCTTCCCATTTCAAATTATCTATCAATTATTATTCTTCCCGTTTCAAATTATCTatcaaatttttcttttatacatTCTTTAAAAAAGTGTTGTCACTTAAAACCTCCCTATTAACAAAAGTTTTGTTATGACACTTGAAAGgcattacaaaaaaattaagatattttcactaaaaaaatgTCTAGTGACTATTCTGattgttttttaattaaatcgatgagaaaagaaaaaataataacgCTTTCATACgaaaaaaattaagaagcttCCTACTATTCAATAAGAATCTGTTTCTCATCATGCATTTTTTTCAGTAAGCTTATTTGGTGGAAAATGaatggaaaaattatattttacgacatatattttctatttattcACGATGGAACAAAAATTTATTTCTCCTAGTGAAACAACTTTAAGGTATCGCAACTTGATAAATCACTTGAGCCACGATATAATACTTTCAATACCATAAAACTAGACCAGTAAACTATTACACTTTCTTTAAAGGAACAAGTAAGAACTTCTAAAATGATagataatttgatataaatagtttttaaaattatactccctttgtccctaattatttgtccactttttcatttatagttgtccctaattagttgtccattttgacaaatcaagaaaggacaatttttttacctattataccctcaattaaattattaattactttgaaaaatgcagaatttttcatccacttcataattaataggggtaaaatggtaaactcactatgtcattaattgatttcttaataggtgtgtcaattaaaaaatgaataagtaattagggacaaagggagtaatatATAATTTGAGAGTAAGGGAGTATATAAAAGCAAAAAGGAAGAACAAAAAGCAAAATAAAGATTCTAAATTAATATCATTGATTAATTCCTTTTTGCCTCATAGTTTAAAAAGAAGCACTGGCATCAGATCCAAGAAAGTGTTTCACTTACTTTAATGCAAAAATCACATAtagtaattattataaattgaaAGCAAAAAGCTTTATTCTGATAATGACCGTATTATGGAATagaaaaaatttacaatttCCTTTTCTAATAACTTCTATACTAAATGTTGATATGAATCGAAAAAGAATAATTCGAATAATATCTATCaatattatcaaaaatattgttTAAATATTTCTACGAGAGAGTTCTATCGATAATGTAAGAAAATAtcgaaaaaaagataaatatttttttattttaactaatgAATGGAGTTTCTTTCTCTATTCTATCATATTCACCGATATTGATCATTGATATTGTTAAAGTTGTCAATTTATGATATGTTGATTTCTCATGTGgttattattatctttaaaaaatcaCATTTCTTCTcgattctattttttttcaataacaataaaaaacaaataattgttTGAACTATTAActgaaaaatcaataaaaatatgcaAAATACCACAAGGAAAGTAAGAAAAGATTTTCATTTCATTCTTACATTAATTACTCAAATCTTCAACATAATTTGTTTTTCATCCCTATTTTCTCCAATGGCAATATTCAAATCCAATGAAGCATTATTTTCTTCACTAAATTTCTGAATATTTGTAGGAAAacatgttcttgaaattgaactAAAGTACTCTTCACAGCTGAAAATGATTATAGAATCTTTAATTAACACTAAATCACCATTAGGAAGTGTTAATTTTCCACTTTCAATAGCTTTTTGAATACCCTTTTGTGAAAAAGAATCAACTTGATCCATATCTTCCATGAAGAACACTCTCCTTGGattttcttgaattgcatttgTAAATCTCTCAAGATAACTCCGACCTGTTGagacataatataattaagtaattataaGTCTGCCACCACTCAGGTCCACAAGTCAGGGCCGGTGTGTGTTGAGACATAACATGTTTAATAACTTGTTTGGTCAAACTTCTGGAAAGtttaaaatgcttattttaGAACGTTGAGGTGTTTGACCAAACTTTTAGGGTTTAGCGGCTTTCAAGCACAAATTGTTACTCTAGCATCGATAAAAGTGACTTTCAGATTGATTAACCAAACACAAACTGTTACTGTACTCCAGAAGTTACTTCTCACAAAAAgtgtttttcaaaataagtaaattttagAAGTTTGGCCAAACAGGCGGTAAGTAATGAAAGTGTATTGAGAGTAGGGGTGTGAATGGGGATAGGAGAAGTCGAAACATAATATAATCAAgtaaataaaagttttttttttttgtaacgaTGAGACGGTCAGACAGTTCAACAATACTATACCTTGCTCGTCTCGAGATATTTTGTTATTGACTTCTTGATCAGTTGAATCTGTTCTTGTTGATGATGAAAATGTACTTAATCCAATGGAAATGAAACAATCTTGAGAGCCAAAGATTATTTTAGCTAactcttttgaaattttctctttGCCATGAGAATCAACACCTAAGAACAAAAGCCAAGTTTCTTCCTTTTTGTGTCTACGTTCAAGAATTGTGCTTACTATATCATGAATGATATCTTTTTGCCATGGAACTACTTTCTCCAATGCCTTGCAAAGAATCTTCATGTTGCTTGAGCTGTTCAAAAATGTTGATGAGTGCGTGCATTTCTGAAGGATCTGATACGAGTGCAACAACATTTCTGGAGAGTCAGAGCAACATAGCTCTAAGTGCTCAATATGTCCACTTGCTTCACTTGATGAAGCTGAATTAGGAATCGAATTGGGATTCGATAGAAGTTCAGGCTTTGTATTCAAGAATTGATGTTCTTTCTTCGATGAAGAAGAAATCGAAGTAGAGgaacaaggagaagatgaagatggaCTAAAAAAGCCTTTGTCTATaaagttatgatcatgtttGTGGACAGAACTGCAAAGAAATTAGTGCAAATATTGATTAAA
The DNA window shown above is from Solanum stenotomum isolate F172 chromosome 6, ASM1918654v1, whole genome shotgun sequence and carries:
- the LOC125866858 gene encoding eukaryotic peptide chain release factor subunit 1-3-like — encoded protein: MADGQENDKNIEIWKMKKLIKALQSARGNGTSMISLIIPPGDQISRITKMLAEEYGTASNIKSRVNRQSVLGAITSAQQRLKLYNKVPPNGLLLYTGTIVTDDGKEKKVTFDLTPFKPINASLYLCDNKFHTEPLGELLESDEKFGFIVMDGNGTLFGTLSGNTREVLHKFTVDLPKKHGRGGQSALRFARLRMEKRHNYVRKTAELATQFFINPATSQPNVSGLILAGSADFKTELSQSDMFDPRLQAKILNVVDVSYGGENGFNQAIELSAEILANVKFIQEKRLIGKFFEEISQDTGKYVFGVDDTIKGLEMGAVETLIVWENLDINRYVLKNSVTNEIVIKHLNKEQEADNSNFKDSATSAELEVQDKMPLLEWFANEYKTFGCSLEFVTNRSQEGSQFCRGFGGIGGILRYQLDMRSFDEPSDEGEYFEDSD